A window from Phycisphaeraceae bacterium encodes these proteins:
- a CDS encoding DegT/DnrJ/EryC1/StrS aminotransferase family protein has translation MPVIPLNQPELTKEDLRAVSESLRRGRLVMGPSVLEFERLMAERTRRPYAIAVASGGLAMEIALKALGIGPGDEVLVPAFGHASYAHSVLHCGARPVFVDIEPRSLSMDAARAERACTVRTRAILAGAPFGNPIGLPALVSLCTRLEIPLVENGGEGLGSELGRDCVGRFGRIASFGFFVNRPVTTGEGGMLVTHDDHLAAACRALRNQGRMDRMSFPGQDADLGMILDHRCDGYDARMPELCAALGASQLSRLDETMARRQEIVEEYVARLAGNSDLILPTVPEGAKISWSAFVVRLSDRFSALDRDLIINTLHRHDVGAANYYPCQSLLPHVRSVLGTQQGDFPVAESVAGRTLALPLYDRMTSEDVKTVAQVLEIAIGRLNVTRD, from the coding sequence ATGCCAGTCATTCCACTGAACCAGCCTGAGTTGACGAAGGAGGACCTTCGCGCGGTCTCTGAATCGCTGCGACGAGGTCGCCTGGTGATGGGGCCGTCGGTTCTGGAGTTCGAGCGCCTCATGGCGGAGCGCACGCGCCGGCCTTATGCAATCGCTGTCGCGAGCGGTGGTCTTGCGATGGAGATCGCCCTCAAAGCTCTGGGCATCGGTCCCGGCGACGAGGTTCTCGTCCCGGCATTCGGTCACGCGAGCTATGCCCACAGTGTGCTCCACTGCGGGGCGCGCCCAGTGTTCGTGGATATCGAACCTCGGTCGCTCTCCATGGATGCCGCTCGCGCCGAGCGGGCATGCACCGTGCGGACCCGCGCGATCCTTGCCGGTGCTCCCTTCGGGAATCCCATCGGCCTTCCCGCGCTTGTCTCCCTCTGCACGCGCCTCGAGATTCCGCTTGTCGAAAATGGCGGCGAAGGTCTCGGAAGCGAACTGGGCCGAGACTGCGTCGGTCGATTCGGACGGATCGCGAGCTTCGGCTTCTTCGTCAATCGCCCCGTGACGACCGGTGAAGGAGGCATGCTCGTCACCCATGACGATCATCTCGCCGCCGCATGCCGTGCGCTCCGCAACCAGGGGCGCATGGACCGCATGAGTTTCCCCGGCCAGGATGCCGACCTCGGGATGATTCTCGACCATCGCTGCGATGGCTATGACGCGCGCATGCCGGAACTCTGTGCAGCGCTTGGGGCGAGCCAACTCAGCCGACTGGATGAGACGATGGCGCGGCGCCAGGAGATCGTCGAAGAGTATGTCGCGCGACTGGCCGGCAACTCCGATCTCATTCTTCCCACGGTCCCTGAGGGAGCGAAGATCAGTTGGTCCGCCTTCGTCGTGCGGCTTTCAGATCGCTTCTCCGCGCTGGATCGCGACCTCATCATCAACACCCTTCATCGCCATGATGTCGGTGCGGCGAACTACTACCCCTGCCAATCGCTGCTGCCCCATGTTCGAAGCGTGCTCGGCACCCAGCAGGGAGATTTTCCCGTGGCTGAGAGCGTGGCGGGTCGAACCCTGGCGCTACCCCTCTACGATCGCATGACCAGCGAGGATGTGAAGACGGTGGCGCAGGTCCTCGAGATCGCCATCGGGCGCCTGAATGTCACGCGCGACTGA
- the mutS gene encoding DNA mismatch repair protein MutS, with protein MRQYYRFKAEHPGCLLLFRMGDFYELFDDDAVAAHRALGITLTERTKGVPMAGVPFHAVESYLRRLIDQGFRVAVCEQVQDPREAKGVVERAVTRVLTPGTLVDEALLDDSATNLAAALVPSDEGVALAMSELSTGAFTLRLLRHEEAIGELIRRAPREVLISDALSDTERSQWRAHAMGCNASLAERPGWQFQDGEAAEILRRHYGVAKLEGFGLPERGALTTAAGALLAFLLESHGRRESEGSVADGTATSAIRGAAASGAAEAFARRSAMAKPLSHLRPPRLEQADDTLHVDPTTLRSLEIERTSRRGSDEGSLLSTLERPRTAMGRRRLREALTFPLARRDAIEARLRQVAALVDDATLRGAMRASLEPIQDVARIASRAALGRATPRDVSALGQSAVGCEQVAHLAGEHSAFATLASALEADLAVLATLGEEIRRSCVEAPPAHLREGGLFRNGIDAALDEARVLQRDADSWLADFQRRMIDSSGIASLKVGFNRVFGYYMEITHAHRDRVPADFIRIQTLTGRERYSTPELREFQGKVESAERRALDREQALFADLCARIAAAGEAILRVSEAIASIDLVSAFAETAATRRWCRPELVVAPCLHIVGGRHPVVERALESKFVPNDCSLGSGDQPARLALITGPNMAGKSTFIRQNAIIALLAHAGSFVPAERAEIGLVDRILTRIGSADELHAGQSTFMVEMVETALILHHATERSLVILDEIGRGTSTLDGLSLAWAIAETLEARRCRTLFATHYHELTQIADRSDRVVNLHVRVREWNDQIVFLHRIEPGRSDRSYGIHVARIAGLPTETISRAKAILEGLSVQHAAPELSADAPSGPSSTATGATTTATPRGARRQPGLFDEAPPHPALRDLREIDLDQLTPLAAFDALRRLKSLLGE; from the coding sequence ATGCGCCAGTACTACCGCTTCAAGGCGGAGCACCCGGGGTGTCTTCTGCTCTTCCGGATGGGGGACTTCTATGAGCTCTTCGATGACGATGCCGTGGCAGCGCACCGCGCTCTCGGGATCACCCTGACCGAACGCACGAAGGGCGTGCCGATGGCGGGTGTGCCCTTCCACGCGGTCGAGAGTTACCTGCGAAGACTCATCGACCAGGGCTTTCGCGTTGCGGTCTGCGAACAGGTGCAGGATCCGCGCGAGGCGAAGGGTGTCGTCGAACGGGCGGTCACACGCGTCCTGACGCCGGGCACGCTCGTTGATGAGGCACTGCTCGATGACTCGGCGACGAATCTTGCAGCGGCACTCGTGCCCAGCGACGAAGGCGTGGCGCTGGCCATGTCCGAGCTCTCGACCGGCGCGTTCACCCTTCGACTCCTTCGTCATGAGGAGGCGATTGGCGAACTCATTCGCCGAGCGCCGCGAGAAGTGCTCATCTCCGATGCACTGAGCGACACCGAGCGATCGCAATGGCGCGCCCATGCCATGGGATGCAACGCCTCGCTCGCGGAGCGCCCGGGCTGGCAATTCCAGGATGGGGAAGCGGCCGAAATCCTGCGCCGCCACTACGGCGTCGCCAAGCTTGAAGGCTTCGGTCTTCCCGAGCGCGGGGCGCTCACCACCGCGGCAGGCGCGCTGCTCGCCTTCCTGCTCGAGTCGCATGGTCGTCGGGAGAGCGAGGGAAGCGTGGCCGATGGCACGGCGACGAGTGCGATTCGCGGCGCGGCTGCGAGTGGCGCCGCCGAGGCGTTCGCGCGGCGCTCGGCCATGGCGAAGCCGCTCTCGCACCTGCGCCCGCCGCGCCTCGAGCAGGCCGACGACACGCTCCATGTTGACCCGACGACCCTTCGAAGCCTTGAAATCGAGCGAACCTCGCGTCGCGGGTCTGACGAAGGCTCGCTCCTCTCGACGCTCGAGCGGCCGCGCACCGCCATGGGGCGTCGTCGCCTCCGCGAAGCGTTGACCTTCCCTCTCGCTCGACGCGACGCGATCGAGGCGCGGCTGCGCCAGGTCGCCGCACTGGTCGACGACGCGACGCTGCGCGGTGCCATGCGCGCGAGCCTCGAACCGATTCAGGATGTCGCTCGCATCGCCTCCCGCGCGGCGCTCGGCCGCGCCACGCCGCGCGATGTGTCGGCCCTCGGGCAGAGCGCCGTCGGATGCGAACAGGTGGCGCACCTCGCCGGTGAGCACAGCGCGTTCGCGACGCTTGCCTCGGCACTCGAGGCCGATCTCGCCGTGCTGGCGACGCTGGGGGAGGAGATTCGCAGGAGCTGTGTCGAGGCTCCCCCGGCTCATCTTCGAGAAGGCGGCCTCTTTCGTAACGGCATCGACGCGGCGCTCGACGAAGCGAGGGTTCTCCAGCGCGACGCCGATTCGTGGCTCGCCGACTTCCAGCGCCGGATGATCGACTCCAGCGGAATCGCCTCATTGAAGGTCGGCTTCAACCGCGTCTTCGGCTACTACATGGAGATCACGCACGCCCACCGCGATCGCGTGCCCGCGGACTTCATTCGCATTCAGACACTGACCGGACGCGAGCGCTACTCGACCCCTGAGCTCCGTGAGTTTCAAGGGAAGGTCGAGAGCGCCGAGCGACGCGCACTCGATCGTGAGCAGGCGCTCTTTGCGGATCTCTGCGCGAGAATCGCCGCGGCAGGTGAGGCGATCCTGAGGGTGAGCGAGGCCATTGCCTCGATCGACCTCGTCAGCGCCTTCGCGGAGACCGCCGCCACGCGGCGCTGGTGCCGACCGGAACTCGTCGTTGCGCCATGCCTTCATATCGTGGGGGGTCGGCATCCCGTCGTCGAGCGGGCGCTCGAATCGAAGTTCGTTCCGAACGACTGCTCGCTCGGCAGCGGTGATCAGCCAGCCCGCCTTGCGCTCATCACGGGACCGAACATGGCCGGCAAGAGCACCTTCATCCGGCAGAACGCGATCATCGCGCTCCTCGCCCACGCGGGCAGTTTCGTGCCGGCGGAGCGGGCGGAGATCGGTCTCGTCGATCGCATTCTCACGCGGATCGGCAGCGCCGATGAGCTTCACGCAGGCCAGAGCACCTTCATGGTGGAGATGGTCGAGACGGCGCTCATCCTGCATCATGCGACCGAGCGGAGCCTCGTGATTCTCGATGAGATCGGCCGTGGCACCAGCACCCTCGATGGTCTCAGCCTTGCGTGGGCCATTGCCGAGACGCTCGAAGCGCGGCGATGCCGAACGCTCTTTGCGACGCACTACCACGAGTTGACCCAGATCGCCGACCGCAGCGACCGCGTGGTCAATCTCCATGTTCGGGTCCGCGAGTGGAACGATCAGATCGTCTTCCTCCATCGCATCGAACCGGGTCGGAGCGATCGGAGTTACGGCATTCATGTCGCGCGCATCGCTGGGCTTCCGACGGAGACGATCTCGCGCGCGAAGGCGATTCTCGAGGGTCTCTCCGTGCAGCACGCGGCGCCGGAGTTGTCGGCCGATGCGCCCTCGGGACCGTCGTCCACGGCGACCGGGGCCACGACGACCGCGACACCGCGAGGTGCACGCCGCCAGCCGGGGCTCTTTGATGAAGCGCCGCCACACCCGGCGCTCCGCGACCTTCGTGAGATCGACCTCGACCAGCTCACGCCGCTCGCCGCGTTCGATGCCCTCCGTCGGCTCAAGAGCCTGCTTGGCGAGTGA
- a CDS encoding ATP-binding protein, translating into MHQDGDGPKIEPETNALSPAAQQISGHLREAIGVQRYRLWFDGGTNLEVDGDEVRVEAATQFVADWIGRNFRTELESAARDTLGAGARVRFGVAAPPAGRPGDAADDAASRRARARLAHAAGTMPAARIPAGHGADTDAAPARRPETRRLSDFVVGDSNRVAFDASRRVAEAPPAAVPNLFLHGGVGLGKTHLLQGICHRRRERYPRERIRYTTGEQFTNEYVAAVRSGSLETFRARMRRLDLLCIDDVHFIANKAATQNEFMHTMDAIDRIGRVVLASDEHPRQIRRVSEGLLSRFLAGAVVRIDAPDRATRVELVERLAAQRRMDLTPEAADAVAGACVGSVREIEGALARLAAIQMVEGTLREPISAGLVARVLRDDRAQWRRGPLRADDIVQAVIERLDVSREQLSEGSRHRRVVLARGVAVYLLRELTNFSFPEIARLFGKGGHSSALGADRRLRSMLAEDETVVDVPGGPISLRELVDHLRHSLLRSADGTMPR; encoded by the coding sequence ATGCACCAGGATGGTGATGGACCCAAGATTGAACCCGAGACCAATGCCCTCTCCCCTGCGGCCCAACAGATCTCCGGCCACCTCCGCGAAGCGATCGGAGTGCAGCGCTACCGCCTCTGGTTCGACGGCGGAACGAATCTCGAGGTCGACGGCGACGAGGTTCGCGTGGAGGCCGCCACGCAGTTCGTGGCGGATTGGATCGGCCGGAACTTCCGAACGGAACTTGAGTCTGCGGCCCGAGACACACTCGGCGCCGGAGCGCGCGTCCGATTCGGCGTTGCCGCGCCCCCTGCGGGGCGTCCGGGCGACGCTGCGGATGACGCCGCTTCGCGTCGGGCTCGGGCGCGACTCGCGCACGCTGCGGGCACGATGCCCGCGGCCCGGATCCCGGCGGGCCACGGCGCGGACACGGATGCCGCGCCGGCCCGTCGGCCCGAGACCCGTCGCTTGAGCGACTTTGTCGTCGGCGACTCAAACCGCGTCGCCTTCGATGCCTCGCGTCGCGTGGCGGAGGCGCCGCCGGCGGCGGTCCCCAATCTCTTCCTCCATGGCGGGGTCGGCCTCGGCAAGACGCACCTGCTCCAGGGCATCTGCCATCGGCGACGGGAGCGCTATCCCCGCGAGCGCATTCGTTACACGACGGGCGAGCAGTTCACGAACGAGTATGTCGCGGCGGTGCGAAGCGGATCGCTCGAGACCTTCCGAGCGCGCATGCGACGGCTCGACCTGCTCTGCATCGACGATGTGCACTTCATTGCAAACAAGGCCGCCACCCAGAACGAGTTCATGCACACCATGGACGCGATCGACCGGATCGGCCGCGTGGTGCTCGCCTCCGACGAGCATCCGCGGCAAATCCGGCGCGTGAGTGAAGGCCTGCTGAGCCGCTTCCTCGCCGGTGCCGTCGTGCGGATCGACGCCCCCGACCGCGCCACTCGAGTGGAACTCGTCGAACGACTGGCAGCGCAGCGGCGCATGGACCTCACACCGGAGGCCGCCGATGCCGTCGCGGGCGCCTGTGTCGGAAGTGTGCGGGAAATCGAAGGTGCACTCGCCCGCCTCGCGGCCATCCAGATGGTCGAGGGCACGCTTCGCGAGCCGATCAGCGCGGGTCTGGTGGCGCGAGTCCTTCGAGATGATCGCGCGCAGTGGCGACGCGGACCGCTTCGGGCCGACGACATCGTGCAGGCGGTCATTGAGCGACTCGATGTCTCACGCGAGCAACTCAGCGAAGGGAGCCGGCATCGCCGCGTGGTGCTCGCCCGCGGCGTGGCCGTGTACCTGCTGCGCGAGTTGACGAACTTCAGCTTTCCCGAGATCGCCCGCCTCTTCGGCAAGGGGGGACACTCCTCGGCGCTGGGCGCCGACCGGCGCCTTCGGAGCATGCTGGCCGAGGATGAGACTGTCGTCGATGTGCCGGGCGGTCCCATCTCTCTCAGGGAGCTCGTCGACCACCTCCGCCACAGCCTTCTTCGCAGTGCGGACGGTACGATGCCCCGATGA
- a CDS encoding thioredoxin family protein, producing MDEALLRRSFEAADDYATYLASDPGRAEPWKRAGEGVALTPPQRALVEGFTREMKVLVVSGIWCGDCSAQGPLLEAIAAANRRMIDLRWVDRDEHGTLADMVMICGGRRVPTVIFMGEDFSFISLLGDRTLSRYRAMAARQLGPSCPVPGAAVDREERSATLQEWLNEFERVQLLLRLSPRLRALHQD from the coding sequence ATGGATGAAGCTCTCCTGCGCCGCTCCTTCGAAGCGGCCGATGACTATGCGACCTACCTCGCCTCCGATCCCGGACGCGCTGAGCCCTGGAAGCGGGCCGGTGAAGGTGTCGCCCTGACCCCGCCGCAGCGTGCCCTGGTCGAAGGCTTCACCCGCGAGATGAAGGTCCTCGTCGTCTCCGGGATCTGGTGCGGCGATTGCTCGGCGCAGGGGCCGCTCCTTGAGGCGATCGCCGCCGCCAATCGGCGCATGATCGACCTGCGCTGGGTTGATCGGGATGAGCACGGAACCCTTGCGGACATGGTGATGATCTGCGGCGGTCGTCGCGTGCCCACCGTGATCTTCATGGGGGAGGACTTCTCCTTCATCTCGCTGCTCGGCGATCGAACCCTCTCCCGCTATCGCGCGATGGCGGCGCGGCAACTCGGACCGAGCTGTCCAGTTCCAGGAGCGGCCGTTGACCGCGAGGAGCGGAGCGCGACCTTGCAGGAGTGGCTCAACGAGTTCGAGCGCGTCCAGCTTCTTCTTCGGCTCTCGCCCCGCCTCAGGGCGCTGCATCAGGACTAG
- a CDS encoding GNAT family N-acetyltransferase: MTLVSPASPQADQPLPRVRRATGHDRLPVLARLLGRDAHHAARFERFAADERLSLDHLWGAFDDSGRVNAALLLTPYPGRTAMLTLSTLRSREEESAAREALLTALSEAATMDLAIVQALFEPRFDREIGVLRDSGFRRLAALASMERAMARPVRGRVEASSPLPPGATLEGYADDAEGRRALAGLLEATYRDTLDCPGLAGMRRPEEVLEGHRRGGRFDRSLWTILRLEDEPVGAVLLNAAPQIQALELVYLGLVPEARGRGFGRVLLERALSLASREAVNRIVLAVDEENTPALRLYRAAGFRCASRRVALVRPLRA; the protein is encoded by the coding sequence GTGACGCTCGTCTCTCCGGCATCCCCGCAGGCTGACCAGCCCCTGCCCCGAGTGCGCCGAGCCACGGGCCACGACCGGCTGCCCGTGCTGGCGCGGCTGCTCGGACGCGACGCTCATCATGCCGCCCGCTTCGAGCGATTCGCGGCGGATGAGCGCCTCTCCCTCGACCATCTCTGGGGTGCCTTCGACGACTCGGGGCGCGTGAACGCGGCGCTCCTGCTCACGCCCTACCCGGGGCGCACGGCGATGCTGACTCTCTCCACATTGCGCTCTCGGGAAGAGGAGAGCGCCGCCCGCGAGGCCTTGCTGACGGCTCTCTCAGAAGCCGCCACGATGGACCTCGCCATTGTTCAAGCGCTCTTTGAGCCTCGCTTCGATCGTGAGATCGGTGTGCTACGCGACTCCGGCTTCCGGCGCCTCGCAGCGCTCGCCTCGATGGAGCGCGCCATGGCGCGTCCCGTCCGCGGACGGGTGGAGGCCTCTTCGCCGCTTCCTCCTGGCGCCACCCTCGAGGGCTACGCCGACGACGCGGAAGGGCGACGGGCGCTTGCGGGACTTCTCGAAGCGACCTATCGGGACACGCTCGACTGTCCGGGTCTGGCTGGAATGCGGCGTCCGGAGGAGGTCCTCGAAGGTCACCGTCGCGGCGGTCGCTTTGATCGTTCCTTGTGGACCATCCTCCGGCTTGAAGACGAACCGGTCGGCGCCGTGCTTTTGAACGCGGCGCCGCAGATTCAGGCGTTGGAACTCGTCTATCTCGGTCTTGTGCCCGAAGCGCGGGGTCGCGGATTCGGGCGGGTGCTGCTTGAGCGAGCGCTGTCGCTCGCGTCGAGAGAGGCCGTGAATCGCATCGTGCTCGCGGTCGACGAAGAGAACACGCCGGCGCTGCGCCTCTACCGCGCCGCCGGATTCCGCTGCGCGAGCCGGCGCGTCGCACTTGTGCGACCACTGCGAGCATGA
- the obgE gene encoding GTPase ObgE produces the protein MFVDHAVIKVRSGRGGDGCSHMRREKFMPKGGPDGGDGGRGGDVIVVGDPHLDTLIAFRYRMHFFAENGGKGQTKSCHGADGASIRVALPLGSQVFDAETDELLVDLTEAGQEFVVARGGRGGLGNERFKSATRQAPTESTPGEDAQERSLRIELKLIADVGLVGMPNAGKSTLLRAISRANAKVGAYPFTTISPQLGIAELPGDRRLVIADLPGLIEGAAQGAGLGHDFLRHIERTRVIVHLVDMAPTDGTPPADRYRAIRGELEAFSVDLARKPELVVLSKLDLVPHEEQASVCRAIGAAMGLSRTPLAISGATGVGLPELLEACWALSEKAESAPRFS, from the coding sequence ATGTTCGTCGATCACGCCGTCATCAAGGTGCGCTCGGGCCGGGGAGGCGATGGTTGCTCCCACATGAGGCGGGAGAAGTTCATGCCCAAGGGCGGTCCCGACGGTGGCGACGGCGGCCGCGGGGGTGATGTCATCGTCGTGGGAGATCCGCATCTCGACACGCTGATCGCCTTCCGCTACCGCATGCACTTCTTCGCCGAGAACGGCGGCAAGGGGCAGACCAAGAGTTGTCACGGCGCTGACGGTGCGTCGATCCGAGTCGCCCTGCCGCTCGGCTCGCAGGTCTTCGATGCCGAGACGGACGAGTTGCTTGTTGATCTGACCGAGGCGGGGCAGGAGTTCGTGGTGGCGCGTGGAGGTCGGGGCGGACTTGGCAATGAGCGCTTCAAGAGTGCCACGCGGCAGGCACCGACAGAGTCGACGCCCGGCGAGGACGCGCAGGAGCGCTCTCTTCGCATCGAGCTCAAGCTCATTGCCGATGTCGGTCTCGTTGGCATGCCGAACGCGGGAAAGAGCACGCTTCTGCGAGCCATCAGCCGAGCGAATGCGAAGGTTGGCGCCTATCCCTTCACGACCATTTCGCCGCAACTGGGCATCGCCGAGCTGCCGGGTGATCGACGCCTCGTCATCGCCGACCTCCCGGGCCTGATCGAGGGAGCCGCGCAGGGCGCCGGACTCGGGCACGACTTTCTCCGTCACATCGAGCGGACTCGCGTGATCGTGCACCTGGTGGACATGGCGCCAACCGATGGAACGCCACCAGCGGATCGCTATCGCGCGATCCGTGGTGAGCTCGAAGCCTTCTCGGTGGACCTTGCTCGGAAGCCCGAGTTGGTGGTGCTCTCGAAACTCGACCTTGTGCCACATGAGGAGCAGGCGTCCGTGTGCCGCGCGATCGGCGCGGCGATGGGACTCTCGAGGACTCCGTTGGCGATTTCAGGCGCCACTGGCGTCGGGTTGCCTGAACTTCTTGAGGCGTGCTGGGCTCTCTCTGAGAAGGCGGAATCGGCGCCGCGCTTCTCGTGA
- a CDS encoding ZIP family metal transporter, whose product MTATLLAMYCLGIVGASLLGGALPSLLRLTHRRLQIALSFVAGAMLGVALFHMLPHAVLEAISINARAGGSFGHGDFDRITIALVGGFLAMFLLERFARFHRHESESEVLDSIDPCTGEPPGHTHQHNADRGRGHGHHHGGHGHGHGHGAQVSALHWGGALIGLTLHSVLEGVALAASVLAGHVHDDAAIAGLGTFLVILLHKPFDSMTLLTLVRAAHPQAARRKAMMLNLLFALIVPVGAFASLLLMQGTVDGTGAMGMIVPLALAFSAGTFLCIASSDLLPELQFHQHDRGSLSAALILGLAGAWAIGLLESEYCGHDHSAPGHVHGPDCDHDHDHDHDHDHRRPIDPRPAAPAAPELNGAATSLSFEPPHIVAWTTEAP is encoded by the coding sequence GTGACCGCCACACTCCTCGCCATGTACTGCCTCGGGATCGTCGGCGCTTCGCTGTTGGGCGGTGCGCTGCCGAGCCTGCTGCGCCTGACGCATCGGCGCCTCCAGATCGCGCTCAGCTTTGTGGCCGGTGCCATGCTGGGTGTGGCGCTCTTTCACATGCTTCCGCATGCGGTGCTCGAGGCCATCTCGATCAACGCCCGAGCCGGTGGTTCGTTCGGCCACGGAGACTTCGATCGGATCACGATCGCGCTCGTGGGGGGATTCCTCGCGATGTTCCTGCTCGAGCGCTTCGCTCGCTTTCATCGCCACGAATCTGAGAGCGAGGTCCTCGACTCGATCGATCCGTGCACCGGGGAGCCACCGGGGCACACGCACCAGCACAATGCCGACCGCGGTCGGGGGCATGGCCATCACCACGGTGGTCACGGCCATGGCCATGGGCATGGTGCCCAGGTGAGCGCCCTTCACTGGGGTGGGGCGCTGATCGGACTCACGCTTCACTCGGTGCTCGAAGGTGTGGCGCTCGCGGCCAGTGTTCTCGCCGGACATGTGCACGATGACGCTGCGATTGCCGGGCTCGGCACCTTCCTCGTGATCCTGCTGCACAAGCCCTTTGATTCGATGACGCTGCTGACGCTCGTCCGAGCGGCGCATCCCCAGGCGGCGCGCCGCAAGGCGATGATGCTCAACCTTCTCTTTGCCCTGATCGTGCCCGTTGGCGCGTTCGCATCACTGCTGCTGATGCAGGGCACAGTTGATGGCACGGGAGCGATGGGCATGATCGTGCCCCTGGCGCTCGCCTTCTCCGCGGGCACCTTCCTCTGCATCGCCTCGAGTGATCTCCTCCCCGAACTTCAGTTCCACCAGCACGATCGCGGCAGCCTCTCGGCGGCGCTCATCCTCGGGCTTGCCGGCGCATGGGCGATCGGCCTGCTCGAATCGGAGTACTGCGGTCACGATCACTCCGCACCTGGCCATGTGCATGGCCCCGATTGCGATCATGACCACGACCATGATCATGACCACGATCACCGGCGCCCGATCGACCCACGCCCCGCTGCGCCTGCCGCGCCGGAACTGAATGGCGCGGCGACCTCACTTTCATTTGAACCGCCACACATCGTGGCGTGGACCACGGAGGCGCCATGA
- a CDS encoding M20/M25/M40 family metallo-hydrolase yields MALSALEVRLVERLEKARPSIERDLEAWVNIPTGWNFAPGLTELRGILRHRLEALGGVARELPGAVAPGFVGPRDPIPPTLVVEGPLGASPSRSRPLLFCGHLDTVFDPNGSFTTFRREGDRAIGPGVSDMKGGLAIMIAALEALHAEGVARPWTVVLNSDEETGSYHSMEHLRALAPLHGAAFVLEPALPGGGLVIERMGSGQLLIEAHGRAAHAGRDFASGVSAITALAEAMSAAARVSAVEHGRIVNIGVIEGGEASNIVPAHARAKGSVRFRDRAAGEAIARALEPLAMGTPDQPPCVTVELSLNRPAKPLTAALRPLIDICLGAAKDLGHPLSERATGGSSDGNVLEDAGLPSLDSMGVCGGNLHRHDEFVELSSLGHRAALLAITALRVDAFLKPGHS; encoded by the coding sequence ATGGCGCTCTCCGCACTGGAGGTCCGCCTGGTCGAACGACTGGAGAAGGCTCGGCCGTCAATCGAGCGGGATCTCGAAGCGTGGGTGAACATCCCCACAGGATGGAACTTCGCCCCTGGGCTCACGGAGCTTCGCGGCATCCTGCGCCATCGCTTGGAAGCCCTGGGAGGCGTCGCTCGTGAGTTGCCGGGTGCCGTGGCGCCGGGCTTCGTGGGACCGCGCGATCCGATCCCGCCCACACTGGTCGTCGAGGGTCCCTTGGGCGCATCGCCGAGTCGATCTCGCCCACTTCTCTTCTGCGGTCATCTGGATACGGTCTTTGATCCGAATGGCTCCTTCACGACCTTCCGGCGTGAGGGTGATCGGGCGATCGGTCCCGGCGTGAGCGACATGAAGGGAGGGCTCGCGATCATGATCGCCGCGCTCGAGGCGCTCCATGCCGAAGGGGTCGCGCGGCCTTGGACCGTTGTTCTCAACTCCGACGAAGAGACCGGCAGCTACCACAGCATGGAGCATCTTCGTGCGCTGGCGCCGCTGCATGGAGCGGCGTTTGTGCTGGAGCCGGCGCTGCCCGGCGGCGGACTTGTGATCGAACGCATGGGTTCGGGTCAACTGCTGATCGAGGCCCATGGTCGGGCAGCCCATGCGGGGCGGGACTTCGCCTCGGGAGTCTCCGCCATCACCGCGCTCGCTGAGGCGATGTCGGCCGCGGCGCGCGTGAGCGCCGTCGAACATGGTCGCATCGTGAACATCGGGGTCATCGAGGGGGGTGAAGCTTCGAACATCGTTCCGGCCCACGCCCGCGCGAAGGGCTCCGTGCGCTTTCGTGACCGCGCGGCGGGAGAGGCCATTGCAAGAGCGCTTGAGCCACTGGCGATGGGCACCCCCGACCAGCCACCGTGCGTCACCGTCGAACTCTCACTCAATCGTCCGGCGAAGCCGTTGACTGCGGCGCTCAGGCCGTTGATCGACATCTGCCTCGGCGCAGCCAAGGACCTCGGGCATCCGCTGAGCGAGCGAGCGACCGGCGGCTCTTCCGACGGCAATGTGCTTGAGGATGCCGGGCTTCCCTCCCTCGACTCGATGGGTGTGTGCGGCGGGAACCTCCATCGCCACGATGAGTTCGTCGAGCTCTCGTCTCTCGGCCATCGCGCGGCCCTGCTCGCGATCACGGCGCTGCGCGTTGACGCCTTTCTCAAGCCGGGCCACTCGTAA
- a CDS encoding 50S ribosomal protein L27, which translates to MAHKKGQGSTENGRDSNPQYRGVRLYGGQTAKPGAIILTQCGTRWKAGHQVQQTKDYSLMALIDGTVRFRGRIVDVIPSDPASPRLARDAAK; encoded by the coding sequence GTGGCACACAAGAAGGGTCAGGGTTCAACTGAGAACGGTCGCGATTCGAACCCGCAGTACCGAGGCGTCCGCCTCTATGGCGGTCAGACTGCCAAGCCCGGCGCGATCATCCTCACGCAGTGCGGCACGCGCTGGAAGGCGGGCCACCAGGTGCAGCAGACCAAGGATTACTCCCTGATGGCGCTCATTGACGGCACGGTCCGCTTCCGCGGTCGCATCGTTGATGTGATTCCTTCGGATCCTGCGTCCCCGCGGCTCGCCCGCGATGCGGCGAAGTGA